A region from the Arachis ipaensis cultivar K30076 chromosome B01, Araip1.1, whole genome shotgun sequence genome encodes:
- the LOC107642419 gene encoding AP2-like ethylene-responsive transcription factor AIL5 — MDSSSSFSLSNHSSSSPLSLFHPSFTDAADVRSTNLSIFTGVPKFEDFLGASAATAPTATAPCAPPPPPPPPPQLARFSTDNNGVVYDSELKTTITACFPGGFGGGAATGAELSQRPSPKKTVDTFGQRTSIYRGVTRHRWTGRYEAHLWDNSCRREGQSRKGRQVYLGGYDKEEKAARAYDLAALKYWGPTTTTNFPVSNYEKELEEMKNMTRQEFVASLRRKSSGFSRGASIYRGVTRHHQHGRWQARIGRVAGNKDLYLGTFSTQEEAAEAYDIAAIKFRGLNAVTNFDMSRYDVKSIASSTLPIGGLSNKNKNSADDPVVSQPPPPPPPPSSSTLSFAIPIKQDPSADYWSIIGYSNNTQLESARGTTVIAPAATSFPRPNNNGNGMMDFSAAPSADGFLNGGGIFVHHHQQESGGGSSPSSGGSSIPLATPIFTLNSNNNYENWIGPTLHTFQAHAKPSLFQTPIFGME; from the exons ATggactcttcctcttctttctctctctccaaccactcttcttcctctcctctctcCCTCTTCCACCCCTCCTTCACCGACGCCGCCGATGTCCGATCAACTAACCTCTCCATATTCACCGGGGTCCCCAAGTTCGAGGACTTCCTCGGTGCCTCCGCTGCAACTGCACCCACCGCCACAGCACCATGTGCACCACCGCCCCCGCCCCCGCCGCCGCCGCAGCTTGCTCGGTTCTCCACCGACAACAACGGCGTCGTATATGACTCTGAGCTGAAGACAACGATAACCGCCTGCTTCCCTGGCGGTTTCGGCGGCGGAGCTGCAACTGGCGCTGAACTGAGTCAGAGGCCATCTCCAAAGAAAACTGTGGACACCTTCGGCCAACGCACCTCCATCTACCGCGGAGTCACAAG ACATAGATGGACAGGGAGATATGAAGCTCATCTATGGGATAACAGCTGCAGAAGGGAAGGGCAAAGTAGGAAAGGAAGACAAG TTTATTTGG GTGGCTATGACAAGGAAGAGAAAGCGGCCAGAGCTTATGATCTCGCTGCTCTCAAGTACTGGGGTCCAACCACTACCACCAACTTTCCG GTTTCCAACTATGAGAAGGAGCTAGAGGAAATGAAGAACATGACAAGACAAGAGTTTGTTGCTTCTCTAAGAAG GAAGAGCAGTGGATTCTCTAGGGGGGCGTCTATATACAGAGGAGTGACTAG GCACCACCAGCATGGGCGATGGCAGGCAAGAATAGGCAGAGTAGCCGGAAACAAAGACCTGTACCTTGGCACTTTCA GCACGCAAGAAGAAGCTGCAGAGGCTTATGACATTGCAGCAATAAAATTCAGAGGACTCAACGCAGTCACCAACTTCGACATGAGTCGCTACGACGTCAAGAGCATTGCTAGCAGCACCCTTCCCATCGGCGGACTatcaaacaagaacaagaactcCGCCGATGACCCTGTCGTCagtcaaccaccaccaccaccaccgccacctTCAAGCTCCACCCTCAGCTTCGCCATTCCCATCAAACAAGACCCGTCCGCAGATTACTGGTCCATCATAGGCTACTCCAATAACACACAGCTGGAAAGTGCCAGGGGTACAACTGTAATTGCACCAGCAGCAACCTCTTTTCCTCGTCCCAACAACAATGGCAATGGCATGATGGACTTCTCCGCTGCCCCTTCAGCGGACGGATTCTTGAACGGAGGAGGGATCTTtgttcatcatcatcaacaagaGAGTGGTGGTGGTTCATCACCATCTTCGGGTGGTTCTTCAATCCCATTGGCAACGCCAATATTTACCTTAAATAGCAACAATAATTATGAGAACTGGATTGGGCCAACACTGCACACATTCCAAGCTCATGCAAAACCCAGTCTCTTTCAAACGCCAATATTTGGAATGGAATGA